The Ananas comosus cultivar F153 linkage group 7, ASM154086v1, whole genome shotgun sequence genome has a window encoding:
- the LOC109712451 gene encoding protein RNA-directed DNA methylation 3 isoform X5, producing MQGGGLSLKHAAVPAPRLISSHELDEFRPLIETRRDRQSGEVFEVLDGMMLKDGYMYKWVSNGSVVFWGVQPSESELLKFSNVNKDDSEDLDWVSSVYSGRKKVRLTDDSDNVATTSRKNEYKLHDLVLFGQKDFGVIVTVEKDGVRILKGGTEGSAVVTLRKQDIKSGCVDKMFTALDRHSKTISVNDIVKVLEGSLEGRQGIVKHLYRGSIFIYDENETENSGFFCAKSESCEKIKKSRESVNSFDDNLQGDGSASLFSEPPTISFENQDSSSGAGRRRQYDRDSLFSIGQTLRICKGPLKGYLCRVVRIFRSEVTVKLDSLVKIITVDAKFLSVPTRKRDDSTGAASDLFGTQEMPSIGPFSADGTESQPGRSSWDSPLPSFGSDGWQPFSASKLSAAGNTDNKTDDVDPWGSKVKSDQSADTWANAAAPSGDQNSSWDKSTTNAASGQADTWQNNSNDWSNKGSQKSTSDAGGWEKEKTLASDSGGSWGTGNKISNLDNSKTGGDNAWDKASNDKDKGKGSSWNEPNNWTKSEAVTSKTDSWDVKGKAIAMDDGDTWGKAKGKGIVINEDDSWDKAKGKGIVIKEDDSWGKATGKGIVINDDDTWGKAKGKGIEMNEDDPWGRAATNQSKSGNESQNWGSSQSQEKDGAFKGNQSGGWDAAAKSTQSSAAGGNTSSWDKAAKEKTETESGNWNKAGVSNQNPNDNWYKPKSFGGDSMSNWNKGEDKADRDNQTDSWNKPKSFDGGDWAKSDKQGGWNKPSGNYGNNGAGGEKHEERNWNRKGDFDGSKGSSWNRGGRYGGRGRGCDNNEFGDSRDNSVDYRPFGRGGGRGGGFGRGRGRGDSSDCRNERQSSGEGTYSKAPSSWASDQGAGWDKSSSFRRNEKPTDNFIQDKDAANEAGKSWGAKSLSEPKKDDTDTNWTSSDSKWNLGQSKRSEDGGGDKWNASKSSSWDKFSSENKSADASVPTSGWNSSNSLQDKQSSGFSGKTFAAEDAGAGQECEADPWASKVTSKAGNDSFDAGWNKASTKSGTNFDLLEKTKHASSDPAANDKSDAWNAKGRKSTLGSEEEDAWGKASKPQENITTETNVGNSSTWNKEQDTSLNSGSKWESAASQRSQSESQWNNWEKTKDKGATPTDSWSKCSSFDGGNESTWDKPRNSEGRGFGGFGGGRGRGRYSGEGGYRSRDNDWNKPADRGNDHRSSWNRDENNGSSNWNQRRDSDSGRGTSGERGRGRYGANRGRNQDNSWRGGRNQDNSWRGGRGNFGDRTSQNSQGSSWGKSDAVNSSDQQGNNDWSRGKPAAGESASAWGKQSSNWGKDDTEIKGNNAPSSWNNNTEEKNSWNTGRASGVESSGWEKNSTGSGRASGDQSAGWEKSSPGNVGAMSGGGSREKPKEAEGGGADQGSCWDKAAGAWGGAKGGSSSKGGW from the exons ATGCAG GGTGGTGGACTATCTTTGAAGCATGCTGCAGTTCCTGCTCCACGTCTTATTAGCTCGCATGAACTAGA TGAGTTCAGACCCCTTATTGAAACGAGACGTGATCGTCAAAGTGGTGAAGTTTTCGAAGTACTTGATGGTATGATGTTGAAAGATGGTTACATGTACAAATGGGTTTCAAATGGATCAGTTGTTTTCTGGGGAGTACAGCCATCTGAATCTGAACTTCTGAAGTTCTCTAACGTGAATAAGGATGACAGCGAGGACTTAGATTGGGTTTCAAGTGTTTATAGTGGTCGTAAGAAAGTACGGTTGACTGACGACTCAGATAATGTTGCAACTACTTCTAGGAAGAATGAGTACAAACTTCATGATCTCGTGTTATTCGG ACAAAAGGACTTTGGTGTTATTGTTACTGTGGAGAAAGACGGAGTCCGG ATACTAAAAGGCGGCACTGAAGGATCGGCCGTTGTGACACTTAGGAAGCAGGATATTAAGAGTGGTTGTGTTGATAAAATGTTCACTGCTTTAGACCGGCACTCGAAGACCATATCTGTTAATGACATTGTCAAGGTTCTGGAGGGATCCTTAGAG GGTAGACAAGGCATTGTGAAGCACTTGTACAGGGGCTCAATATTTATCTATGATGAAAATGAGACTGAGAATAGTGGGTTCTTCTGTGCCAAGTCTGAGTCATGTGAGAAAATCAAGAAGTCAAGGGAATCAGTGAATTCTTTTGATGACAATTTG cagggagATGGGTCAGCTTCTCTATTTTCAGAGCCGCCTACCATATCATTCGAGAATCAAGATAGTTCTTCTGGTG CTGGTAGGCGTCGCCAATATGATAGAGATTCCCTCTTCTCCATTGGGCAGACATTGAGGATATGTAAAGGCCCTTTAAAAGGTTACCTCTGTCGTGTTGTGCGCATCTTTCGCTCCGAGGTGACAGTAAAGCTGGATTCTTTAGTGAAAATTATTACAG TTGATGCCAAGTTTCTTTCTGTTCCAACCAGAAAAAG GGATGATTCAACTGGTGCAGCATCTGATCTGTTTGGAACTCAAGAAATGCCATCGATAG GTCCATTCTCTGCTGATGGAACAGAATCACAACCTGGTAGAAGTTCATGGGATAGTCCATTACCATCATTTGGCAG TGACGGTTGGCAACCATTTTCTGCCTCCAAGCTATCAGCTGCTGGCAATACTGACAATAAAACAG ATGACGTCGACCCATGGGGTAGCAAGGTGAAATCTGATCAATCAGCAGACACCTGGGCTAATGCAGCTGCCCCTAGCGGAGATCAAAATTCATCATGGGATAAATCAACAACTAATGCCGCCAGTGGTCAAGCTGATACTTGGCAAAATAACTCAAATGATTGGAGTAACAAAGGTTCTCAAAAAAGCACTTCTGACGCCGGTGGATGGGAGAAAGAAAAAACGCTGGCAAGTGATTCTGGAGGAAGCTGGGGCACGGGCAACAAAATAAGCAACTTGGATAATTCAAAAACTGGTGGAGACAATGCCTGGGATAAAGCATCAAACGATAAGGACAAAGGGAAGGGTTCTAGCTGGAACGAACCAAATAATTGGACAAAATCTGAGGCTGTTACCAGCAAAACAGATTCTTGGGATGTTAAGGGCAAAGCAATTGCGATggatgatggtgatacttgggGTAAAGCTAAGGGAAAAGGAATAGTGATAAATGAGGACGATTCTTGGGACAAAGCTAAGGGAAAAGGTATAGTGATAAAGGAGGACGATTCTTGGGGCAAAGCTACGGGGAAAGGAATCGTGATAAACGACGATGATACTTGGGGCAAAGCTAAAGGAAAGGGAATAGAGATGAATGAAGATGATCCTTGGGGCAGAGCTGCAACGAACCAAAGCAAGAGTGGTAATGAAAGTCAAAATTGGGGatcaagccaaagtcaagaaaaagATGGTGCATTCAAAGGAAACCAAAGTGGTGGTTGGGATGCTGCTGCTAAATCAACCCAATCATCAGCAGCTGGAGGCAACACCAGCAGCTGGGATAAAGCAGCAAAGGAGAAAACTGAAACTGAAAGTGGCAATTGGAATAAAGCAGGAGTGTCTAATCAAAATCCAAATGACAACTGGTATAAGCCAAAATCTTTTGGTGGTGATTCTATGTCGAACTGGAACAAAGGAGAGGACAAAGCTGACAGAGATAACCAAACAGATAGCTGGAACAAACCAAAGAGTTTCGATGGAGGGGATTGGGCCAAAAGTGATAAACAGGGTGGCTGGAACAAACCAAGTGGTAACTATGGAAACAATGGTGCTGGTGGAGAAAAACATGAGGAGAGAAATTGGAACAGGAAAGGGGATTTTGATGGATCTAAGGGGTCTAGCTGGAATAGAGGAGGTCGAtatggaggaagaggaagaggttgTGATAACAATGAATTTGGGGATTCCAGGGACAATTCTGTAGACTATAGACCTTTTGGTCGCGGTGGAGGTCGTGGTGGTGGCTTTGGCCGTGGTCGCGGGAGAGGTGACTCCTCTGATTGCAGGAATGAACGGCAAAGTTCCGGAGAAGGAACTTATTCTAAAGCTCCTTCTAGTTGGGCTAGTGATCAAGGTGCTGGCTGGGATAAATCTAGTAGCTTTCGTCGAAATGAAAAACCAACAGATAATTTTATTCAGGATAAAGATGCTGCTAATGAGGCAGGGAAGAGTTGGGGTGCTAAAAGCTTGTCGGAGCCGAAGAAGGATGACACAGACACCAATTGGACTTCTTCGGATTCTAAGTGGAATCTTGGGCAGTCCAAGAGAAGTGAAGATGGTGGTGGAGATAAGTGGAATGCGTCGAAATCTTCTAGTTGGGATAAGTTCTCATCTGAAAACAAATCAGCTGATGCATCTGTACCTACAAGTGGATGGAATAGTTCAAATTCTTTGCAGGACAAGCAATCAAGTGGCTTCTCTGGGAAAACATTTGCTGCTGAGGATGCTGGAG CAGGTCAAGAATGTGAAGCTGATCCTTGGGCTAGTAAGGTGACTTCTAAAGCTGGAAACGATTCTTTTGATGCGGGATGGAACAAAGCTTCTACCAAAAGTGGCACCAACTTTGATTTGTTGGAGAAAACAAAGCATGCAAGCAGTGATCCTGCAGCCAATGATAAATCAGATGCGTGGAATGCTAAAGGGAGGAAGTCGACGTTGggaagtgaagaagaagatgcttgGGGCAAAGCTTCAAAGCCTCAAGAGAACATCACCACCGAAACCAATGTTGGAAATAGTTCAACTTGGAATAAAGAGCAAGATACTAGCTTAAACAGCGGAAGCAAATGGGAGTCAGCAGCTTCACAAAGGAGCCAATCAGAGTCACAATGGAATAACTGGGAGAAGACAAAAGATAAAGGTGCAACTCCAACAGACAGCTGGAGTAAATGTTCTTCATTTGATGGAGGCAATGAATCCACCTGGGATAAACCAAGAAATTCTGAGGGTCGtggatttggtgggtttggtggtggaagaggaagaggacgcTATTCTGGAGAAGGTGGTTATCGATCTCGTGACAACGACTGGAACAAACCAGCAGATCGCGGGAACGATCACCGATCTAGTTGGAACAGAGATGAAAACAATGGAAGTAGCAATTGGAATCAGCGAAGAGATTCTGACAGCGGTAGAGGAACTAGCGGGGAAAGAGGAAGGGGTCGATATGGAGCAAATAGAGGTAGAAATCAGGATAACAGTTGGAGGGGCGGTAGAAATCAGGATAACAGTTGGAGGGGCGGACGAGGAAACTTCGGTGATCGAACTTCCCAGAATAGTCAAGGATCTAGCTGGGGCAAATCGGATGCCGTTAACAGTAGTGATCAACAAGGGAACAACGATTGGAGTCGGGGAAAACCGGCTGCTGGAGAAAGCGCTTCAGCATGGGGCAAGCAGAGCTCTAACTGGGGAAAGGATGATACAGAAATCAAGGGGAACAACGCACCGTCTAGTTGGAATAACAACACTGAAGAGAAGAACAGCTGGAACACCGGGAGAGCTTCTGGAGTTGAGAGTTCTGGCTGGGAGAAAAATTCGACTGGAAGTGGAAGAGCTTCTGGTGATCAAAGCGCCGGGTGGGAGAAAAGCTCGCCCGGAAATGTTGGAGCTATGTCGGGAGGGGGCTCGCGGGAGAAACCCAAAGAAGCCGAAGGCGGCGGTGCGGATCAGGGAAGCTGCTGGGATAAAGCGGCCGGGGCCTGGGGCGGGGCTAAGGGAGGAAGCAGTAGCAAAGGAGGGTGGTAG